A single region of the Neotabrizicola shimadae genome encodes:
- the rpsK gene encoding 30S ribosomal protein S11 yields MARDTKTTRTKKKERKNIAAGVAHVNSSFNNTKILISDVQGNAISWSSAGTMGFKGSRKSTPYAAQMAAEDAGRKAQEHGVKTLEVEVQGPGSGRESALRALAAVGFNITSIRDVTPLAHNGCRPPKRRRV; encoded by the coding sequence ATGGCACGTGATACCAAGACCACCCGCACCAAGAAGAAAGAGCGCAAGAACATCGCCGCGGGCGTTGCTCATGTGAACTCCAGCTTCAACAACACCAAGATCCTGATTTCTGACGTTCAGGGCAACGCGATCTCCTGGTCGTCCGCCGGTACTATGGGCTTCAAGGGTTCGCGCAAGTCGACCCCCTACGCTGCCCAGATGGCCGCTGAAGACGCGGGCCGCAAGGCGCAGGAACATGGCGTGAAGACGCTGGAAGTCGAAGTACAGGGCCCGGGTTCGGGCCGCGAATCGGCGCTGCGCGCGCTGGCCGCCGTGGGTTTCAACATCACCTCGATCCGCGACGTGACGCCGCTTGCCCACAACGGCTGCCGTCCCCCGAAGCGCCGCCGCGTCTGA
- the rpsM gene encoding 30S ribosomal protein S13, protein MARIAGVNIPTQKRVPIALQYIHGIGAHFAQQICDALKIDVARRVNQLTDAEVLAIREYIDANFTVEGDLRREVSMNIKRLMDLGCYRGLRHRRNLPVRGQRTHTNARTRKGPAKPIAGKKK, encoded by the coding sequence TTGGCACGTATTGCCGGCGTTAACATCCCGACTCAAAAGCGCGTTCCGATTGCGCTTCAGTACATCCACGGCATCGGCGCGCACTTTGCGCAGCAGATCTGCGACGCGTTGAAGATCGACGTTGCCCGCCGCGTGAACCAGCTGACCGACGCCGAAGTGCTGGCGATCCGCGAGTACATTGATGCGAACTTCACCGTCGAGGGCGACCTGCGCCGTGAAGTTTCCATGAACATCAAGCGCCTGATGGACCTTGGCTGCTATCGCGGCCTGCGCCATCGCCGCAACCTGCCCGTGCGCGGCCAGCGCACCCATACCAATGCCCGCACCCGCAAGGGCCCGGCCAAGCCGATCGCCGGCAAGAAGAAGTAA
- a CDS encoding MaoC family dehydratase, translating into MAEIGVHARGLPGLPADHAAVPVWNAEDWYFEDFRIGDRIRSVRRTISEGESMQFNSLVMDHHPYVSDERFAVEEGVFGRRLVAGAFVFSLGLGLCATNCLNSFSYGYDRLRFIRPVFIGDTIYTIRENLGKEVHDTRMGKLRVSYSVYKGEGELALYAEHILTALYRDPSPFAEEARAKLAEKAARKVAAHG; encoded by the coding sequence ATGGCCGAGATCGGGGTTCATGCAAGAGGGTTGCCGGGGCTTCCGGCCGACCATGCTGCGGTGCCGGTGTGGAATGCCGAAGACTGGTACTTCGAGGACTTCAGGATCGGCGACCGCATCCGCTCGGTCCGTCGGACAATCTCCGAGGGCGAGTCGATGCAGTTCAACAGTCTGGTCATGGACCACCACCCCTATGTGAGTGACGAGCGCTTCGCGGTCGAAGAGGGTGTCTTCGGTCGCAGACTGGTAGCTGGCGCCTTCGTGTTTTCGCTTGGTCTTGGCCTGTGTGCGACGAACTGCCTGAACTCGTTCAGTTATGGATACGACAGGCTGCGCTTCATCCGGCCTGTGTTCATCGGCGACACAATCTACACGATCCGCGAAAACCTTGGGAAAGAGGTGCACGACACCCGGATGGGCAAGCTGCGCGTGTCCTATTCGGTCTACAAGGGCGAGGGCGAGCTGGCGCTTTACGCCGAACACATCCTGACCGCGCTTTACCGCGATCCTTCGCCCTTTGCGGAGGAAGCGCGTGCGAAGTTGGCGGAGAAGGCCGCGCGCAAGGTGGCGGCGCATGGCTGA
- a CDS encoding MaoC family dehydratase — protein MEVEQFFEDYEVGASRRTLGRTITEADIVFHAGHSGDFFPHHMDAEFCRGQPFGQRIAHGTMTFAIGIGLTATQINPRAMTYGYERLRFPNPVFAGDTIRTTVTIGRKVDDPKRPGFGQVVEICETVNQHGKTVMYCEHILLVQERGSP, from the coding sequence ATGGAAGTCGAACAGTTCTTCGAGGACTATGAAGTCGGCGCAAGCCGCAGAACCCTTGGCCGCACAATAACCGAGGCGGACATCGTGTTTCATGCCGGCCATTCGGGAGACTTCTTTCCGCACCACATGGATGCCGAGTTCTGTCGGGGCCAGCCCTTTGGCCAGCGGATCGCTCATGGCACGATGACCTTCGCGATCGGCATTGGCCTGACCGCTACGCAGATCAACCCGCGCGCCATGACCTATGGCTATGAACGACTGCGCTTTCCGAACCCTGTTTTTGCCGGTGACACGATCCGGACGACCGTGACCATCGGGCGCAAGGTCGATGATCCAAAGCGCCCGGGCTTCGGCCAGGTCGTCGAGATATGTGAGACCGTGAACCAGCACGGCAAGACCGTGATGTACTGCGAACACATCCTTCTTGTGCAAGAGAGGGGCTCCCCATGA
- a CDS encoding IclR family transcriptional regulator — MPEDTPPKYTAPALEKGLDILEHLSNFDSGLSQSEIARDLNRSVSEIFRMLVVLQARGYIAQDPATDRYVLTTLLFEIAHRTSLIRRLTTAATPLMRDLAHVINQSVHLAVLTDDSVLIAGQVDPPARHVMSVRLGTRVDVWRASSGRVMMAFAGAPELDEMFRRAPVPDGMTEAQIRTDLEAIRKRGHEIVDSFVIKGVVNISAPIIDHTGQAIAALTVPHIQRIQDSVSFADCCTKAIETAARLTRSLGGGVVGEGLPRAFSRS, encoded by the coding sequence ATGCCTGAAGACACCCCGCCAAAGTACACGGCCCCTGCTCTTGAGAAGGGCCTCGATATCCTGGAGCACCTTTCGAATTTCGACTCGGGCCTGTCGCAGAGTGAAATCGCACGCGACCTCAACCGGTCCGTTTCCGAGATATTCCGGATGCTGGTTGTTCTGCAGGCGCGGGGATACATCGCGCAGGATCCGGCAACCGACCGGTACGTGTTGACCACCCTGCTGTTCGAGATCGCGCACAGGACCTCGCTGATCCGGCGTCTGACCACGGCTGCGACCCCACTGATGCGTGACCTGGCCCATGTCATCAATCAGTCGGTCCACCTGGCGGTACTGACAGACGATTCCGTCCTGATTGCAGGGCAGGTCGATCCGCCCGCCCGTCACGTGATGTCGGTCAGGTTGGGCACGCGCGTGGATGTGTGGCGGGCGTCCTCGGGCCGTGTGATGATGGCCTTCGCCGGCGCGCCGGAGCTGGACGAGATGTTCCGGCGTGCGCCCGTGCCCGATGGCATGACAGAGGCGCAAATCAGGACCGACCTGGAAGCGATTCGCAAGCGCGGGCACGAGATCGTGGACAGCTTTGTCATCAAGGGCGTGGTCAACATCTCGGCCCCGATCATCGACCACACGGGCCAGGCAATCGCTGCGCTGACCGTACCGCACATCCAGCGTATCCAAGACTCGGTCAGTTTCGCCGATTGCTGCACCAAGGCCATAGAAACAGCTGCGCGCCTGACGCGCAGTCTGGGGGGCGGCGTTGTGGGGGAGGGCTTGCCCCGCGCATTCTCCCGAAGCTGA
- a CDS encoding extracellular solute-binding protein codes for MADVKLRGMTWAHARGFDPMVATSAAYAETHPGVTITWEKRTLQAFADRPISEMAETYDLMVIDHPHVGEVAKQGNLLVLDGLRDAEMAAIAAGSVGLSHPSYEFEGRQWALPIDAATPVACLRPDRLDRAPRRWSEVLALARVGQVAFALIPINALMTFFGMARNLDYPVAEEPDRLMVAHHAARVLDLMREIVALMDPRCLTLDPIGIYDWMGNHADGPAYSPFGYGYTNYSRAGFCPFPLSFRDAPGIDADTPRGTVLGGTGIAVSAFTKHREIAVDYAFWIAGAECQKGLYTASGGQPGHAAAWEDDACNVLTDDFFRNTRSTLQSSWLRPRFDGYLALQDQAGEIVHACLLGEATVPATVDALDAAYRRSRA; via the coding sequence ATGGCTGATGTGAAGCTACGCGGCATGACATGGGCCCATGCCCGCGGCTTCGACCCCATGGTGGCGACATCGGCCGCCTATGCAGAGACGCATCCCGGTGTGACCATCACCTGGGAGAAGCGTACCCTGCAGGCTTTTGCTGACCGGCCCATCTCGGAAATGGCAGAGACCTACGATCTCATGGTCATCGACCACCCTCACGTGGGAGAGGTCGCGAAGCAGGGAAATCTTCTTGTGCTGGACGGATTGCGCGATGCGGAAATGGCTGCAATCGCCGCAGGTTCGGTTGGCCTGTCCCATCCGTCGTACGAGTTCGAGGGCCGGCAATGGGCGCTTCCCATAGACGCGGCAACGCCGGTCGCCTGCCTGCGACCGGACAGGCTGGATCGTGCACCTCGGCGCTGGAGCGAGGTTCTGGCGCTTGCGCGGGTGGGCCAGGTGGCCTTTGCACTGATCCCGATCAACGCGCTGATGACCTTCTTTGGCATGGCACGCAACCTGGATTATCCGGTAGCCGAAGAACCGGATCGCCTGATGGTGGCCCATCATGCCGCCCGCGTCCTGGACCTCATGCGCGAGATCGTCGCGCTGATGGACCCGCGCTGCCTGACGCTGGACCCGATCGGCATCTATGACTGGATGGGCAACCACGCGGATGGTCCCGCCTACTCGCCCTTCGGCTATGGCTATACCAACTATTCCCGCGCAGGCTTCTGCCCGTTCCCGCTGTCCTTTCGCGATGCGCCCGGCATCGACGCGGACACACCGAGGGGCACCGTCCTTGGTGGTACCGGCATTGCCGTCTCGGCCTTCACCAAGCATCGCGAGATTGCGGTGGACTATGCCTTCTGGATCGCCGGGGCAGAGTGCCAGAAGGGCCTTTACACAGCCAGTGGCGGCCAGCCCGGCCATGCCGCGGCCTGGGAAGATGATGCCTGCAACGTGCTAACCGACGACTTCTTCCGCAATACCCGGTCCACGCTTCAATCTTCTTGGTTGCGCCCACGCTTTGATGGCTACTTGGCGTTGCAGGACCAAGCTGGCGAGATCGTCCACGCTTGCTTGCTGGGCGAGGCGACCGTTCCCGCCACGGTCGATGCGCTTGACGCCGCCTACCGGAGGAGCCGCGCATGA
- a CDS encoding CaiB/BaiF CoA transferase family protein — protein MTLPLEGILVIDFSQFLSGPLCALKLADLGARVIKIERPGQGDLCRTLYLSDTEIGGTNSLFHAINRNKESFTADLRDDGDREMLRQLISQADVVMQNFRPGVIERQGFGYEACRAINSGIVYGSISGFGEDGPWVDLPGQDLLAQARSGLLWLTGSAGDPPTPMGLAAADMLAGNALAQGILAALVRKGRTGKGAHVQTSLLEALLDFQFEVLTTHLNDGGRLPQRSAVNGAHAYLGAPYGVYRTADGWLALAMTPSLERLAMLLGVSGLEGWYADKSAAMRDRDAIKAILAQALAGQPTAHWLAILQPADIWCAEVLDWPQLFASEAFRRLGMVQHIESAGISLDTLRGPIRLDGATLTSRRAAPDLGADRGQIIKEFGLGAVAPADGEGRSRSIAS, from the coding sequence ATGACGCTACCGCTGGAAGGCATTCTTGTCATTGACTTCAGCCAGTTCCTGTCGGGTCCGCTCTGCGCCCTGAAGCTGGCCGATCTTGGCGCGCGTGTGATCAAGATCGAACGGCCCGGTCAGGGTGACCTCTGCCGTACCCTCTACCTGTCCGATACCGAGATTGGCGGCACGAACAGCCTGTTCCATGCAATCAACCGCAACAAGGAAAGCTTCACCGCCGACCTGCGTGACGATGGCGACCGCGAGATGCTCCGCCAGTTGATCTCGCAGGCCGACGTCGTGATGCAGAACTTCCGCCCCGGCGTGATCGAGCGGCAAGGCTTCGGCTACGAAGCCTGCCGCGCCATCAACTCCGGCATCGTCTATGGATCGATCTCGGGCTTCGGGGAGGACGGCCCATGGGTCGACCTGCCCGGCCAGGACTTGCTTGCTCAGGCGCGCTCGGGCCTCCTGTGGCTGACCGGCAGCGCGGGCGATCCGCCCACGCCCATGGGCCTTGCGGCGGCTGACATGCTGGCGGGCAACGCCCTGGCACAGGGCATCCTGGCGGCGCTGGTCCGAAAGGGGCGGACGGGCAAGGGCGCACATGTTCAGACCTCGCTTCTCGAGGCGCTGCTCGACTTCCAGTTCGAGGTACTGACGACCCATCTGAACGACGGCGGTCGGCTGCCGCAGCGATCGGCCGTGAACGGGGCGCACGCCTATCTTGGGGCGCCTTATGGCGTCTATCGCACGGCAGACGGCTGGCTTGCCCTGGCGATGACACCCTCGTTGGAGCGGCTCGCGATGCTTCTGGGCGTATCGGGCCTGGAAGGCTGGTACGCAGACAAGAGTGCCGCGATGCGCGACCGGGATGCGATCAAGGCGATCCTTGCCCAGGCGCTTGCTGGTCAACCGACCGCACACTGGCTGGCGATCCTGCAACCAGCCGACATCTGGTGCGCCGAAGTGCTGGACTGGCCTCAGCTTTTCGCCTCCGAGGCATTCCGTCGTCTTGGCATGGTTCAGCACATCGAGAGCGCTGGCATCAGCCTCGATACGTTACGGGGACCCATCCGTTTGGACGGCGCAACTTTGACCAGCCGCCGGGCGGCGCCGGATCTGGGTGCTGACCGCGGGCAGATCATCAAGGAATTCGGCCTCGGGGCAGTGGCCCCTGCCGATGGGGAAGGCAGGTCGCGAAGCATCGCGAGCTGA
- the rplO gene encoding 50S ribosomal protein L15, whose translation MKLNELRDNDGAARKQKRVARGPGSGKGKTAGRGIKGQKSRSGVALGGYEGGQMPLYRRLPKRGFNKPNKLHYSVVNLGLIEKFIAAGKLDAKTEITEDALVSAGLTSNKRDGIRVLAKGEIKTAITLKVTGASAAAIEAVKAAGGSLTVAAAASAE comes from the coding sequence ATGAAACTGAACGAACTGCGCGACAACGACGGCGCGGCCCGCAAGCAGAAGCGCGTGGCGCGCGGCCCGGGTTCGGGCAAGGGCAAAACCGCCGGCCGCGGCATCAAGGGCCAGAAATCCCGTTCGGGCGTTGCCCTGGGTGGTTACGAAGGCGGCCAGATGCCGCTGTACCGCCGCCTTCCGAAGCGCGGCTTCAACAAGCCCAACAAGCTGCACTATTCCGTGGTGAACCTCGGCCTGATCGAAAAGTTCATCGCCGCCGGCAAGCTGGACGCCAAGACCGAAATCACCGAGGACGCTCTGGTTTCGGCTGGCCTGACCTCGAACAAGCGCGACGGCATCCGCGTGCTGGCCAAGGGTGAAATCAAGACCGCCATCACGCTGAAGGTCACCGGCGCTTCCGCCGCGGCGATCGAGGCGGTGAAGGCCGCGGGTGGTTCTCTGACCGTGGCGGCTGCGGCTTCGGCCGAGTAA
- a CDS encoding adenylate kinase → MTNIILLGPPGAGKGTQAKRLVEERGMVQLSTGDMLRDARTSGTEMGKRVAEVMDRGDLVTDEIVIGLIRERLDDLSHGGFIFDGFPRTLKQADALGELLAQTGQSLDAVIEMQVDDSALVARITGRFTCGNCGEVYHDRTRPTRVTGSCDVCGSTILKRRADDNEDALKTRLMEYYKKTSPLIGYYYAKGKLSTVDGLGEVDAVSAAIAKVLDKS, encoded by the coding sequence ATGACGAACATCATCCTGCTGGGACCGCCGGGAGCGGGCAAGGGGACTCAGGCCAAACGGCTCGTTGAAGAGCGCGGCATGGTGCAACTGTCCACCGGTGACATGTTGCGCGATGCCCGCACCTCCGGCACAGAGATGGGAAAGCGCGTCGCCGAAGTCATGGACCGTGGCGATCTGGTGACGGATGAGATCGTGATCGGCCTTATCCGCGAAAGACTGGATGACCTGTCGCACGGCGGCTTCATATTCGACGGCTTCCCGCGGACGCTCAAGCAGGCAGATGCCTTGGGTGAACTGCTTGCCCAGACAGGGCAGTCGCTGGACGCCGTGATCGAGATGCAGGTGGACGACTCGGCGCTCGTGGCCCGCATCACTGGTCGCTTTACCTGCGGCAATTGCGGCGAGGTCTATCATGACCGTACTCGTCCGACCAGGGTGACGGGCTCCTGCGATGTTTGCGGTTCGACCATCCTGAAGCGGCGAGCCGATGACAACGAGGACGCGCTGAAGACGCGCCTCATGGAATACTACAAGAAGACCTCGCCCCTGATCGGCTACTATTACGCCAAGGGCAAGCTTTCCACCGTCGATGGTCTTGGCGAAGTGGACGCGGTTTCCGCTGCAATCGCCAAAGTTCTTGACAAGTCCTGA
- a CDS encoding Gfo/Idh/MocA family protein has protein sequence MSFEYRQDWPAPSRPKPIVIIGAGGIVRDAHLPAYRKAGLLVAGATDLDVGRSNALAADFGLPATWESVSEAVAANGTDAVYDVAVPPGAITSILPDLPDGSAVLIQKPMGANLADARTIRAICRDKGLKSAINFQLRFSPMMMAARQAIESGLIGDPLELEVHLNIFTPWTLFPFLLPMKRVELLVHSIHYLDSIRALFGTPKGVFARSMGDPRAPGFAQTRTTVILDWGDLRRGVMSINHNHQAGRRFQSAWFRIEGTAGAMMVKLGVCFDYPRGEADELWYCPNGGEWHQVPLTGSWFTEAFMGPMRNLQRFDAGEDDHLFSGTDDAFHTMALVEACFTAMETPAVPLQGD, from the coding sequence ATGAGCTTCGAGTACCGCCAAGACTGGCCCGCCCCCTCGCGTCCGAAGCCAATCGTCATTATCGGCGCCGGCGGCATCGTCAGGGATGCCCACCTCCCGGCCTATCGCAAGGCTGGGCTGCTTGTCGCTGGAGCGACGGACCTTGACGTTGGGCGGTCGAACGCACTTGCGGCCGATTTCGGACTGCCTGCAACATGGGAAAGCGTATCAGAAGCCGTCGCAGCCAATGGCACGGACGCCGTCTATGATGTCGCCGTCCCGCCCGGGGCAATCACCAGCATCTTGCCAGACCTGCCAGATGGCTCCGCTGTACTTATCCAGAAGCCAATGGGAGCCAATTTGGCTGATGCCCGCACAATCCGGGCGATCTGCCGCGACAAGGGGCTCAAGTCGGCGATCAACTTCCAGCTGCGCTTTTCGCCAATGATGATGGCGGCACGGCAGGCGATCGAATCCGGGCTGATCGGCGATCCGCTCGAACTCGAGGTCCACCTCAACATCTTCACGCCCTGGACGCTCTTCCCCTTCCTTCTGCCGATGAAGCGGGTCGAACTCCTCGTCCATTCCATCCACTATCTTGATTCGATCCGCGCTCTGTTCGGCACGCCGAAGGGAGTGTTTGCGCGGTCGATGGGCGATCCGCGTGCGCCGGGCTTTGCCCAGACCCGCACGACGGTCATCCTCGATTGGGGCGACTTGCGGCGCGGCGTGATGAGCATCAACCACAACCACCAGGCCGGGCGCCGGTTCCAGTCAGCCTGGTTCCGCATCGAGGGCACGGCGGGTGCAATGATGGTCAAGCTTGGCGTCTGCTTCGACTATCCGCGCGGCGAAGCGGACGAGTTGTGGTACTGCCCGAACGGCGGCGAATGGCACCAGGTGCCGCTGACCGGAAGCTGGTTCACAGAAGCCTTCATGGGGCCGATGCGGAACCTGCAGCGGTTCGACGCGGGCGAAGATGATCATCTCTTCTCGGGCACCGACGACGCATTCCATACCATGGCGTTGGTTGAAGCCTGTTTCACCGCCATGGAGACCCCGGCGGTTCCACTGCAAGGCGATTGA
- a CDS encoding extracellular solute-binding protein — protein MKVIKRLVLGTALTALAAPVLADETWGDFPGYTLRVKLIGGAQYEPLYAEIPKWEAATGAKVEILSRKNHFELDREIKQDIAAGTLDWCVGSNHTSFAPQYGDIYADLNGLIKPEVIAEFVPLVIQHGTVNGRLVQLPRHSDVSNLFYQKSLYEDPAKQAAFKEKYGYDLAPPETWDQVKDQAIFFAAPPDFYGFQYVGKDEAVTGRFYELLVANGGAMFDDKWNPTFNSPEGVAALQFFVDLYNAKAVPAGVPNYLWDDTGLGFASGTVAMDLDWGGWSAFFNDPANSKVAGNVGLIRAPKGASGKRTGWSGSHSFSITETCDNKDAAASFVTFLTDYDNQMVEARKGLLPTRSQVWTDAIAEFEASGNTFNAEVMKTFQTSMAEDAFTPPLIPEWIEVSNVLWPKLQAAIVGDMTAQAALDAAAAEAATVMHDAGYN, from the coding sequence ATGAAGGTCATCAAGAGACTCGTGCTCGGCACCGCCTTGACCGCGCTGGCTGCGCCAGTCCTGGCGGACGAAACCTGGGGCGACTTCCCCGGATATACGCTGCGCGTGAAGCTGATTGGCGGCGCCCAGTACGAACCGCTCTATGCCGAGATCCCGAAATGGGAAGCGGCAACCGGCGCCAAGGTGGAGATCCTCAGCCGGAAGAACCACTTCGAGCTGGACCGCGAGATCAAGCAGGACATCGCGGCCGGGACGCTGGACTGGTGCGTGGGCTCGAACCACACGTCGTTTGCCCCGCAGTACGGCGACATCTATGCCGATCTGAATGGGCTGATCAAACCCGAGGTCATCGCCGAATTCGTGCCGCTGGTGATTCAGCACGGCACGGTGAATGGCCGCCTTGTGCAACTTCCGCGCCATTCGGACGTGTCGAACCTGTTCTACCAGAAATCGCTCTACGAAGACCCGGCCAAGCAGGCGGCCTTCAAGGAGAAGTATGGCTATGACCTCGCCCCGCCCGAAACCTGGGACCAGGTGAAGGACCAGGCGATCTTTTTCGCGGCTCCCCCGGATTTCTACGGCTTCCAGTACGTCGGCAAGGACGAGGCCGTTACCGGGCGCTTCTACGAGCTTCTGGTCGCCAACGGCGGGGCGATGTTCGACGACAAGTGGAACCCCACCTTCAACTCGCCCGAAGGCGTGGCGGCACTTCAGTTTTTCGTCGATCTCTACAATGCCAAGGCCGTCCCGGCCGGTGTGCCCAACTACCTCTGGGATGACACCGGCCTCGGCTTCGCCAGCGGCACCGTGGCGATGGACTTGGACTGGGGCGGCTGGTCGGCCTTCTTCAACGATCCGGCCAACTCCAAGGTCGCGGGCAATGTGGGCTTGATCCGCGCGCCCAAGGGCGCTTCGGGCAAGCGCACTGGCTGGTCTGGCTCGCACAGCTTCTCGATCACCGAGACTTGTGACAACAAGGATGCGGCGGCAAGTTTCGTCACCTTCCTGACCGACTACGACAACCAGATGGTCGAGGCGCGCAAGGGCCTTCTGCCGACCCGCAGCCAAGTTTGGACCGACGCCATCGCCGAGTTCGAGGCCTCGGGCAACACCTTCAACGCCGAGGTGATGAAGACCTTCCAGACATCGATGGCCGAGGATGCCTTCACGCCACCGCTGATCCCGGAATGGATCGAGGTGTCGAACGTGCTCTGGCCGAAGTTGCAGGCCGCCATCGTGGGCGACATGACGGCGCAGGCCGCGCTCGATGCCGCCGCGGCCGAAGCCGCGACCGTCATGCACGACGCCGGCTACAACTGA
- the secY gene encoding preprotein translocase subunit SecY has protein sequence MASAAEQMAANLSWGALGKATDLRQRILFTIGLLIIFRLGTYIPVPGIDGEQLRQFMDQASAGIGGMLSMFTGGAISRMGIFALGIMPYISASIIVQLLASMVPSLEQLKKEGEQGRKKINQYTRYGTVLLATFQAWGIAVSIEAGGLAHSPGLFFKLACVITLVGGTMFLMWLGEQITARGIGNGVSLIIFVGIVAEIPRALVQFLESGRSGAISTPVILGVIVMVIVVLAVVVFMERALRKIHIQYPRRQVGMKIYDGGSSHLPVKVNPAGVIPAIFASSLLLLPTTISTFSGNSTNPVLNFIQIYFGYGTPLHLAAMAAMIVFFAYFYTHNVSFKTDDVAENLKNQNGFIPGIRPGVKTQEYLDYVVNRILVLGSFYLAAICLLPEILIAEVGLPFYFGGTSVLIVVSVTMDTINQIQSHLLAHQYEGLIEKSQLRGKKRSAPKAPARR, from the coding sequence ATGGCATCTGCTGCAGAGCAAATGGCCGCGAACCTCTCTTGGGGCGCGCTCGGCAAGGCGACCGATCTTCGCCAACGCATCCTCTTTACCATTGGCCTGCTGATCATCTTCCGGCTCGGCACCTACATCCCGGTCCCCGGGATCGACGGTGAACAGCTGCGACAGTTCATGGACCAGGCCAGTGCAGGCATCGGCGGCATGCTGTCGATGTTCACCGGGGGCGCGATCAGCCGCATGGGTATCTTTGCCCTTGGCATCATGCCATACATTTCGGCCTCGATCATCGTGCAGCTTCTGGCGTCAATGGTACCTTCTCTGGAGCAGTTGAAGAAGGAAGGCGAGCAGGGCCGCAAGAAGATCAACCAGTACACGCGCTACGGCACCGTGCTTCTGGCCACGTTTCAGGCCTGGGGTATCGCCGTTTCGATCGAGGCGGGCGGGCTTGCCCACTCGCCGGGCCTGTTCTTCAAGCTGGCCTGCGTGATCACGCTGGTGGGCGGCACGATGTTCTTGATGTGGCTGGGCGAGCAGATCACGGCGCGCGGCATCGGAAACGGCGTATCGCTCATCATCTTCGTTGGTATCGTAGCGGAAATCCCTCGGGCTCTGGTACAGTTCTTGGAAAGCGGGCGGTCCGGCGCAATCTCGACCCCGGTCATCCTTGGGGTGATCGTCATGGTCATCGTCGTGCTGGCGGTCGTGGTCTTCATGGAACGTGCGCTTCGAAAAATCCACATCCAGTATCCACGTCGCCAGGTGGGCATGAAGATTTATGACGGCGGGTCGTCGCACCTGCCCGTGAAGGTCAACCCGGCCGGCGTCATACCCGCGATCTTTGCATCGTCGCTGCTCCTGCTGCCGACCACCATCAGCACCTTCTCGGGCAATTCCACGAACCCGGTGCTGAACTTCATCCAGATCTACTTCGGCTATGGCACCCCGCTGCACCTTGCAGCGATGGCGGCGATGATCGTGTTCTTCGCCTACTTCTACACCCACAATGTCAGCTTCAAGACCGACGACGTGGCAGAGAACCTCAAGAACCAGAACGGCTTCATCCCTGGTATCCGCCCGGGCGTGAAAACGCAGGAATACCTGGACTACGTGGTCAATCGCATCCTGGTGCTCGGCTCGTTCTACCTTGCGGCAATCTGCCTTCTGCCGGAAATCCTGATCGCCGAAGTCGGCCTGCCCTTCTACTTTGGCGGCACCTCGGTACTGATCGTCGTTTCGGTCACGATGGACACGATCAACCAGATTCAATCTCACCTGCTGGCACACCAGTACGAGGGCCTGATCGAGAAGTCGCAACTGCGCGGCAAGAAGCGGTCTGCGCCCAAGGCGCCGGCGCGGCGCTGA